The sequence tcatatatatcatgtgttttatatgtatcatatgttttatatatatcatgtgttttatatgtatcatatgtttcatattcatcttcttttattaaaattttattttcttctttattattactgCATTCATGATTTATATGTCCCTTCTTACATTTTTTACTATTAGGAAAATCTCCTTCAACGCTTGAAATACTTCTcttcttattatttctattagATCCTCTCCCATTCTTAAAAAATCTACCATTATAACAATAGGAATAAAGATAACAACAAAGTCCGCATGTCAAGGAAGCCAATAAGCCTTGAACAGTAAACAATAATATGGACGCAGGGTTATGAGACATTTTGAagtaacaaataaataaataaatatataaaatatacacacagtaatatatatatatatatatatatatatataagaagtatatataatgttaggGTAGAGGAAGTaactaatataaattataaaaaaataaaataatacttcTCACagaaatgatgaaaaaaaaaatacatatatataaatgaaactTCTCACAGaaaagatgaagaaaaaaaaaaaaaaaaaaaaaaaaaaaaaaaaaaaaaaaaaattaataacacTTCTTACaaaatagaagaaaaaaaaaaatatatatatataaaaaaaaatttatatataaaaaaaaaaattatatatagcccaaataaaatatatgaaaatattcttgatgaaataaataaatatatatatatatatatatatatatattatatatatatatataaatgtgttaaaaaaaaaaaaaaaaaacttgatcaatattcacattttttttattcttttcttttttttcacgttatttcattttattttattttatattattttattacacatttttttttttaaaatgaaatatgatataatattagaaatatatataataatatgcattatatatatatatatatatatatatatatatatatttatatatttactatgCGAATATTTAAAGGAATACTAAACCATACGTAATAATAACATGCCAtgtgtaatattatatatatatatatatatttatatataataatatatttatatttatgtctatgtgtatttaatttttttttttttaatttgtttttttttgttccaCTTCGATTCTAAAgtaacattttaatatatttttgtgtacagaaaaatatattttataaataaaatatttttattttgatggttttcttttattttttttttattaaatgtatgaaaaattgaaaaaatatttacacttttttaaagaaattatatatcaatatgtattatatatatatatatatatatatatatatatataatttcttttatttttttaatatatcttaaGTCTTGACATGCatttaataaacatatattatgagggttgttttttatattttttaacatttttccTATTGTTAACTTAttacaaaaacaaaatatataaaataaatatattactatatatcATCATGTATGtacacacatacatatattatgtacatttatataataaataagtacAAACACattttacataataattttaatttctatattaaagataataaatcaaaaagaatacatacatatattatatatatattatatatatatatatatatatatatattatatccattttatagaggaatatattttatttttatgtataattttattttttcctataattatatttttgttgtgctcttttttttaaggattataaaaaaaaaaaatatatcctcaaaaaaatatacatacataaaaaagtgtataaatatatgtatataaattttaattataaatccAAACAGATAATAAACACGAAATAAAGCATAAACTTGAGCATTAATTAtttcacacatatatatatatatatatatatatatatatatatatgtgaattatatatatattttattatgttaaatatttattttctcaaTAAAGGAGAGAAAcacattaaataaaaaataaataaaagaataaatgaatgaataaataaaaaaaaaaaaataaattgcatacatacatacatacatacatacacacatacatatatatatatatttatatggtgaataaaaaaaaattatgaaaagtCGGGAAGGTCCTTATTTATTCcttcttttattaaaacCCTTTGTGCAATTTCCAATATAATATGCTATGAGTTCatgaaataattttttacccTATTGTAAAAGATATAATGAaagcaaaaaaatataacatatataaaaagaggattatatatattaattgtatgctttatcaaaataaaaataaataaacaaataaataaataaataaataaataaatataaatataaatataaatatatatatatatatatatacatatttgttACCATGGGTGTTCTATGGCCTCGATTACATTTAATCTTTTTTCTGgatttatttgtaataagGATTGAATAAAATCTTTCGCTTctgatgatatattaaaccAGTATCTTTCATGAAAGGTTACTTTttccttaaaaaaaaaaaaaaaaaaaaaaaatatatatatatatatatatatatatatatatatataatatatatatatatatttgtgtgaTGGTAGGAAGATATAATAAGCATGATTAATCATATTTTCCTGATgttcaaattatatatttatttttcaccTGAAATTTCGAGCAAGGGTAAAAGGGTCGGTATCCTCCCAAAAGTATAAAAGTGACGATACCCAAAGCCCACATATCTATTTTATTGTTAAAATTGCATTCCTATAATATGTAAGGTAAAAAGAGAGGAACATGAATATCTCTAAACATAACTTCATTTCATAACATTTTgttgtataaaaaatagggtaatataataaataaataaataaataaataaataaataaccaaacaaacaaatatatcagatatatatatcacatatatatatcacatatatatatcacatatatatatcacatatatatattatatatatatatatatgtaaaagttccaatgttttattttaatatttatttttacatgaaATAATTCGGGTGCTATAAATCCGTAACTTCCTTTTATACCTCTGTAAGGGAAAAATTCATTAAATCCACATTTTACAGATAATCCAAAGTCACATATTTTGACAATGTTGTTAAATACATTATTTTGTTGGTTTGTCTTATGGTCATTATTATGACTGAATAATTTTTGAaagtttaattttttcatattgaGATGGTTTAATGTATggtcatataataaaaaattattttgtatacaaATAGATTGatcaaaattaaataataataaattttgtgGCTTAATATCACAATGAATAATACCtttaatatgtaaataatataaggcatataaaatttggcatataattatttgtacTTGTTTTTcttgtaaaatattaaaacctacatatgaatataaagtACCTATAGATGAATATTCTAAAAATATCcatatatcattttcatcttctgcacataatattatttgaagaATATTAGTATGTTTTAAATCTTTATGTATTTCAATTTCTTCTCTCAACTGttctatttcttttattttataatataatcctTTATGTTTGATTTTTAAAACTAAATTCataatttgtatattatatgtgtctttgttttttcttttcataatGTTATATGGCTCATAAATTTGATCATAATGATTTGTGATTTCattatttcttataatatcACTATGTgtaaacatattaatatgagCTATTTCTTTTGTCTCCTCTCTTTTGTTCTTATATCcttctaaattattatttatatttattatgttgttatatatatttggttTTCCacttggatatatatattctactCCTTCTAATCCTTGATTTAAATTATgtacattatttaaatgtacatccatatttacatttacatATGCATTGTTAAAAATGTGAGGATAAATACATGTATTCATATTTGTCTTTGATCTTATATTTGTTGTATCTTGCCATAAAGAAATGGCTTCTCTTTTTTCCATGTGGTCCCCTTTTACgatttgtatattattatttaaaatatttctatttatatatcttacATAATCACATAATGTTAATGTTTCATTCAAGTCAAGAATCCATTGGCATAAACATACTGTACTTGAAAAaccttttaataaaatgcTTACTATTCGAAAGTTTCCTAGTTCTGGAATCTCATATTCTTGTATGTTTTCGTATAAgtctaaattattatttctccCTATATCGTTTATATTTCTATCGGTCTTTTCTGCATATCCTATTTCATATAAGAACGAAAAGGGAGTTTTTTTCAGaaccatattattttttacttttaatcttgcggaaaatataaaaaaaaaaaaaaaatgaaaatgaaaatgaaaatgaaaatgaaaatgaaaatatgtatatatatatatatatatatatatatatatgtatgtatattccTTATgctattttaaatatatatatatatatatatgtaataaatagtacacacacacatatatatatattatatatacatatgtgttAGGCAAACATTTAAGATACTTTTAATAAAACGTCAAATAAAGCAAACGAAATTATTAAGATAATACAAAGTggttaaaacaaataaaaaaaaaaaaaaaaaaaaaaaaagaaacagaaACAGAAacagaaattatatataattagaaAGTATTAAGAAACGaatcatattaaaaaattcattcaaaatgttaaaaatcaaaaaagaaaattatatcaaAGGAACATAATACAAAACAAGatatttcaaaataaaaaataaaaaaaaattgaaataatatattatatattttgttcatatatatatatatatatatatatatatatatatgtgtaaataaaatatctttGTCAACCTTTATtgtaacatatataacaaCACTTGGAAATATAATAGTAAAATAGAGGAaacttaataataataaaaaaaaataaacagaAATAAatgttgtaaaaaaaaaaaaaaaaaagaaatttatttgtaaaaaattcATACACACGTCTTATTTTTAAGAATTATCCAAATTGTAATATACAAATTAgattttgttcatatataaaaaataaaaaatttttaattatcatatatatatatatatatatatatatatatatatatattatatatatatatcattgtgaatatgaagaaagccttttacatttataattttttctttattttacaaatataacaaaatacaAGATGATAACACACTAAATATGCTCACAGAATGAGGTATTTTGAAAATGTATATTTCAAGTTATTTTATAGCAATTCTTTTTaaacatttaataaaataaaaaaaacaaaaagaaaaacaaattttttatttttaaataaaattagaaaTTAATCATTCATTTTAcattcaaataaataaatatattataaataaataaataaatataaatatatatatattttttttatttaagggggacaaaaaataaaaattaaaaaaaatattaatgacAAATGTTAATCTTCGTTATATGGTGAGAACTTATCTTCTAAATTTTCCTCATATTCTATGTTCTCCCTTATTgtctaaaaataaaaagaagtaTATCATTTTCCATaacatttatgtatattatgtaaacatatatatatatatatatatatataatgatttatCTTTTCATCagaatatgtgtatatatatatgtatttttttttttttttttttttttttttttttttttttctattccCCTGGATACTCACTTCTGAATTTAGGTCATCCCTAATCTTGTCATAatctaaattaaaaaataaatttgtatGTTACAACAATTTTACTCATTAGAAAAATGATTCAATtggtacaatatatatatatatatatatatatatatagaacagtttatatatttatacctgtattatttaatatctGATTTGTATATGTTGCCTTTCCTTTGTTTGATATtggataataatttaatacattaacagggaaaaaaattcttataagttctataatttttttaaaagctATTTTATAATCTTGTTCATTTGCCTTAGATATTAATTTTGATTTTGTACATTTCTTTTTACAATCTAGTTCATATTGTAAAATAGAATGTGATGAATATTTTtgatattcatttttttttaaattacaaCAAATTTCACAACGTTCTTCTGCACATAGTTTTGCTTCttcttgatttttttttaaattagatgaacaatttttttcaaaatctTTTAGGGTTTTAAACAAACATGAGCATTCGTTTGAGATATAATTGTTATTACCATTAAGACAGACCAATGTATTTCCCATCTTTATAACCTTTGATATTTCTTTCGGggtattaattttataattaatatatttaatgaaagAGGAGACGACATTCTTCGATTGTGTCAAATTTATCAGGGACACATATAGCATGAgacaaattattttattcattttattcattttttttttatttttttttatttttatttttctttttgtttttgatGAGGAAATAATTTTGTAAACAATATACACAAAATGAATGTTcacatatgaatatatttatg is a genomic window of Plasmodium falciparum 3D7 genome assembly, chromosome: 7 containing:
- a CDS encoding secreted ookinete protein, putative produces the protein MNKMNKIICLMLYVSLINLTQSKNVVSSFIKYINYKINTPKEISKVIKMGNTLVCLNGNNNYISNECSCLFKTLKDFEKNCSSNLKKNQEEAKLCAEERCEICCNLKKNEYQKYSSHSILQYELDCKKKCTKSKLISKANEQDYKIAFKKIIELIRIFFPVNVLNYYPISNKGKATYTNQILNNTDYDKIRDDLNSETIRENIEYEENLEDKFSPYNED
- a CDS encoding calcium/calmodulin-dependent protein kinase, putative, which codes for MVLKKTPFSFLYEIGYAEKTDRNINDIGRNNNLDLYENIQEYEIPELGNFRIVSILLKGFSSTVCLCQWILDLNETLTLCDYVRYINRNILNNNIQIVKGDHMEKREAISLWQDTTNIRSKTNMNTCIYPHIFNNAYVNVNMDVHLNNVHNLNQGLEGVEYIYPSGKPNIYNNIININNNLEGYKNKREETKEIAHINMFTHSDIIRNNEITNHYDQIYEPYNIMKRKNKDTYNIQIMNLVLKIKHKGLYYKIKEIEQLREEIEIHKDLKHTNILQIILCAEDENDIWIFLEYSSIGTLYSYVGFNILQEKQVQIIICQILYALYYLHIKGIIHCDIKPQNLLLFNFDQSICIQNNFLLYDHTLNHLNMKKLNFQKLFSHNNDHKTNQQNNVFNNIVKICDFGLSVKCGFNEFFPYRGIKGSYGFIAPELFHECNFNNKIDMWALGIVTFILLGGYRPFYPCSKFQEKVTFHERYWFNISSEAKDFIQSLLQINPEKRLNVIEAIEHPWVKNYFMNS